The following are from one region of the Paenalkalicoccus suaedae genome:
- a CDS encoding UvrD-helicase domain-containing protein, which yields MQHNYAQPKKRPQALHPAGSFLDKIPPAPKAPLLTSVIRESDSDYSYLHRLEESGITLNEQQLEAVRHGDGPARIIAGAGSGKTRVLVSRTGYLTSVNGVSPKNILLLTFTRKAADEMRSRIAKLPGYTPSLAKQLTAGTFHSIFYRLLVSRGYDHRILQNDRHKQIAIKRILKTRGLHDSYEPETLLATLSELKSRMKTAHDIDAKTHIEHETKAILIAYEDWKDEHHYIDFDDMLLLAWKLLNEDNELLGKLQTRFRYILCDEWQDTNPIQFELIRMLTGTHQNLFVVGDDDQTIYSFNGADSTIILDFDKHYPRATTITLPVNYRSTPGILGLGNAIIEHNTMRHPKTLQTANSPGQTTLYLRPATTDDEAEQIVANVSADIASGKRRLREIAILHRTFSCSRAMVDQLVLRGIPFVTFGKQETFYESGLVKPVLDHLRLAVDPNNIDAVSGMVSTLYLARETTMAHIHRQDIVSPEPKLLLHAMTLPHLKEFQRTAISRRMKLIESLAGKKPRDAIRQVRAVYDAYLDADERRVATLDKDMVKEMLTELEASADKFGSIKEYLSFIEDIIARHKEMEELRKQSDADVLSLMTIHRAKGLEFPVVYVIGASETILPHSSALEADKRSDLMIDGKGKQKVEHAIEEERRLLYVAVTRAMEELYISSPSYYRGKETDVSRFLLEAFGEKERPRTSLERSGRSGRSDRAFASRVAEQKPRLRITALVWDCTSKSCNGWMRVSPQDESERLSEKACPLCKTKMKQVEKEITA from the coding sequence ATGCAACACAACTATGCACAGCCTAAAAAAAGACCTCAGGCGTTGCATCCTGCTGGGTCGTTTTTAGATAAAATACCCCCTGCACCAAAAGCGCCGCTGCTCACTTCGGTGATTCGCGAGTCCGACAGCGACTATTCGTATTTACATAGATTAGAGGAATCTGGCATCACACTAAATGAGCAACAGCTAGAAGCCGTTCGCCACGGTGATGGACCTGCGCGAATTATCGCAGGTGCTGGCAGTGGAAAGACACGCGTCCTCGTCTCTCGGACCGGCTACTTAACTTCCGTCAATGGTGTTTCTCCCAAAAACATTCTCCTGCTTACCTTTACGAGAAAAGCAGCGGATGAGATGCGAAGCCGAATTGCGAAGCTCCCAGGCTACACGCCATCCTTAGCAAAGCAACTGACTGCTGGGACGTTCCACTCGATTTTTTACCGGCTATTAGTTAGTCGAGGCTATGATCATCGGATTTTGCAAAACGATCGGCACAAGCAAATCGCCATCAAGCGCATCTTAAAAACGCGTGGCTTGCACGATTCGTATGAGCCAGAGACTCTGCTTGCCACCTTGTCAGAGCTAAAAAGCCGCATGAAAACCGCGCACGATATTGACGCTAAAACGCACATTGAGCACGAGACCAAAGCCATCCTGATCGCCTATGAGGACTGGAAGGACGAGCACCACTATATAGATTTTGACGACATGCTCCTCCTCGCTTGGAAATTGCTCAATGAGGACAACGAGCTACTCGGTAAGCTTCAGACACGCTTTCGCTACATCCTCTGTGACGAGTGGCAGGACACAAATCCGATCCAATTCGAGCTCATTCGCATGCTCACAGGCACGCACCAAAACCTTTTCGTCGTTGGCGATGACGACCAGACGATTTACAGCTTTAACGGCGCAGACAGCACCATCATACTCGACTTCGACAAGCACTATCCGCGCGCCACAACCATCACCCTGCCCGTCAACTACCGCTCCACACCAGGGATTCTCGGGCTAGGCAATGCAATCATCGAGCATAATACGATGCGCCATCCCAAAACGCTCCAGACCGCCAATTCTCCTGGACAAACCACGTTGTATCTCCGACCAGCAACAACAGACGACGAAGCTGAGCAGATCGTCGCGAATGTGTCGGCGGACATCGCATCCGGTAAACGCCGTTTAAGAGAGATCGCGATCCTGCACAGGACCTTTTCCTGTAGCCGAGCGATGGTCGACCAACTGGTGCTTCGCGGCATTCCGTTTGTGACATTCGGAAAGCAGGAAACCTTTTATGAATCGGGACTCGTAAAGCCAGTGTTAGACCACCTCCGACTTGCCGTGGATCCTAACAATATCGACGCCGTCAGTGGCATGGTGTCGACGCTTTACCTGGCGCGTGAGACAACGATGGCACACATTCACCGTCAGGATATTGTTAGTCCAGAGCCAAAGCTATTACTGCATGCGATGACACTACCACATTTAAAGGAGTTTCAACGCACCGCAATTTCTCGCCGGATGAAATTAATTGAGTCGTTAGCAGGTAAAAAGCCTCGAGACGCGATTAGACAGGTACGCGCTGTCTACGATGCGTATCTCGACGCAGACGAGCGCCGCGTTGCAACGTTAGACAAAGACATGGTCAAGGAGATGCTTACGGAGCTTGAGGCTTCGGCGGATAAGTTTGGGTCAATTAAGGAGTATCTATCCTTCATTGAGGATATTATCGCCCGCCATAAAGAGATGGAAGAGCTTCGCAAGCAGTCCGACGCAGACGTGCTATCGTTGATGACGATCCACCGCGCGAAGGGTCTCGAATTCCCTGTCGTGTACGTGATCGGAGCATCGGAAACGATTTTGCCACACTCCTCTGCCCTTGAGGCGGATAAGCGATCTGACTTGATGATCGACGGAAAAGGGAAGCAAAAAGTAGAGCACGCTATTGAGGAAGAACGTCGTCTTTTATACGTTGCCGTCACGCGCGCCATGGAGGAGCTCTATATTAGCTCGCCCTCCTACTATCGAGGAAAAGAAACAGATGTCTCTCGCTTCTTACTCGAGGCCTTCGGCGAAAAAGAACGCCCTCGCACCTCGCTCGAACGATCTGGTCGGTCTGGTCGGTCTGATCGTGCGTTTGCCAGTCGCGTCGCAGAACAAAAGCCACGCCTGCGCATCACTG
- a CDS encoding thiamine phosphate synthase, which produces MRLQVHVLSSGNGEIDAQTATKLAPRIDALHIREKRSSARDVYELGQQLVKAGFPKEKLVINDRVDVALALGAGGVHLGGLSLSPKIVKQLAPTLRVGRSIHDVSELTEVEDADYVFYGHIYATASKPGLLPRGIAALEEVVRASHLPVYAIGGVKPFHIEEIEATGAAGIAVLSGILGARDPIQATDEFTGRRLDAQL; this is translated from the coding sequence GTGCGATTACAGGTACACGTTCTTTCTAGTGGCAATGGAGAGATCGATGCGCAAACTGCCACAAAGCTTGCGCCACGTATTGATGCCTTACACATACGAGAAAAGCGTTCGTCAGCAAGGGACGTCTATGAACTTGGACAGCAGTTAGTGAAAGCTGGCTTTCCAAAAGAGAAGCTCGTGATAAACGATCGTGTTGACGTTGCGCTTGCGTTAGGGGCAGGAGGAGTTCACTTAGGAGGCTTAAGCTTATCTCCAAAGATAGTGAAACAGCTTGCGCCTACGCTGCGCGTCGGGAGATCCATCCACGACGTGTCGGAGCTTACAGAGGTGGAGGATGCCGACTATGTATTTTACGGTCACATTTATGCAACTGCCTCGAAGCCAGGGCTGTTACCACGCGGTATAGCCGCTTTAGAGGAAGTCGTTCGGGCATCACACCTACCAGTTTATGCAATCGGAGGCGTGAAGCCGTTTCATATAGAAGAGATTGAAGCAACAGGGGCGGCAGGTATTGCCGTCCTATCAGGAATTTTAGGTGCGAGAGACCCTATTCAGGCAACGGATGAGTTTACAGGGAGGCGATTAGATGCACAGCTATGA
- a CDS encoding FAD-dependent oxidoreductase: MHSYDVIVVGGGVIGGAISYYLSKQGVRVLAVEQRTLGYGASSKAAGMLAVEAEYQPDHPLYDLAMESRRQLKELAQLFLDELGIDIGFEQNGMLLLGSKGSLTLEDMRELEPKLRTKEAGVHYEEGAQIRSKQLTLAYWRAAIANGVEVLEQTDVKRLLMKEGRVCGIETSSQKFYADTVIVASGVASSELLPGLCPLLPVKGEIISVTTEKRLLQRTIYARDCYLVPKGENELLIGATSYPGDGTEGVSLEGVMGLLARATALVPELAKAKWNETWSGVRPRTFDDLPYIGRHPEIQGLVMATGHYRNGMLLSAITGQLVSDLVWNNRVPEALAPVSPERRGVVEHGLAY; the protein is encoded by the coding sequence ATGCACAGCTATGATGTCATTGTTGTTGGCGGAGGCGTAATTGGTGGAGCCATCTCGTATTATTTGTCGAAGCAGGGCGTACGTGTGTTAGCAGTAGAACAACGCACCCTTGGCTACGGAGCTTCGTCAAAGGCGGCTGGGATGCTTGCTGTTGAGGCGGAGTACCAGCCGGATCATCCACTTTATGACCTGGCGATGGAGAGTCGTAGGCAATTGAAGGAGCTTGCGCAACTTTTTCTCGATGAATTGGGGATAGATATAGGCTTTGAGCAAAATGGCATGCTCCTATTAGGGAGTAAGGGATCGCTTACCTTAGAGGACATGCGAGAGCTTGAGCCGAAGCTACGGACGAAAGAAGCGGGCGTCCATTACGAAGAAGGCGCACAAATCAGATCCAAGCAACTGACGCTCGCGTATTGGCGAGCGGCGATTGCAAATGGCGTCGAGGTACTAGAGCAAACGGATGTGAAGCGGCTATTAATGAAAGAGGGTCGCGTCTGTGGCATAGAGACGTCGAGTCAAAAATTTTATGCGGACACCGTAATTGTGGCGAGCGGCGTAGCAAGTAGTGAGCTGTTACCAGGGCTTTGTCCACTCCTTCCAGTGAAGGGGGAAATTATCTCTGTCACGACGGAGAAGCGACTGTTACAACGGACGATTTATGCGCGCGACTGTTACTTAGTGCCGAAGGGGGAAAACGAGCTGTTAATCGGAGCGACTAGCTACCCAGGAGATGGTACAGAAGGCGTTTCGCTAGAGGGTGTAATGGGATTACTTGCGCGCGCAACTGCGCTTGTACCAGAGCTTGCTAAAGCGAAGTGGAACGAGACGTGGAGCGGCGTTCGTCCGCGTACGTTTGATGATTTACCGTATATCGGACGTCATCCAGAGATCCAAGGTTTAGTGATGGCAACAGGTCATTATCGAAATGGGATGCTCCTGTCTGCGATAACTGGTCAGCTTGTGTCTGACCTCGTTTGGAACAATAGGGTGCCAGAGGCGTTAGCGCCTGTTTCGCCAGAGAGAAGGGGGGTAGTGGAGCATGGTCTTGCATATTAA
- the thiS gene encoding sulfur carrier protein ThiS translates to MVLHINGEARELPLEAASVRELLEHLDLGSKLILVELNREAVDRSSFDEVVVRDGDAIELVQFVGGG, encoded by the coding sequence ATGGTCTTGCATATTAACGGTGAGGCGCGCGAGTTGCCTTTGGAGGCGGCGTCTGTGCGTGAGTTGTTGGAGCATTTGGATTTGGGGTCCAAGCTGATTCTCGTGGAATTGAACCGAGAAGCGGTGGATCGGTCGTCGTTTGATGAGGTGGTTGTTCGTGATGGGGACGCTATTGAGCTTGTTCAATTTGTTGGAGGGGGTTAA
- a CDS encoding thiazole synthase, with amino-acid sequence MLVINGKSFGSRLMVGTGKYADFKVQKEAVAASGSEILTFSVARMHVADASQPNFLEEIDVGRYSLLPNTAGAKTAEEAVRIAKLARSSGLCDMIKVEVIGCQKTLLPDPIETLRASEELVKEGFTVLPYTSDDVLLARRLEEVGVHAVMPGASPIGSGQGIVNPLSLRLIIEQASVPVIIDAGLGSPADVVEAMELGADGVLLNTAIAGADDPVKMARAMALATEAGRLGFEAGRIAKKPYATASSPQEGLG; translated from the coding sequence ATGCTTGTCATTAATGGGAAGTCGTTTGGATCGCGTTTGATGGTTGGTACGGGGAAGTATGCGGATTTTAAGGTGCAAAAAGAGGCTGTTGCAGCGTCGGGCTCGGAGATTTTGACGTTTTCGGTCGCGAGGATGCACGTTGCGGATGCGAGTCAGCCAAACTTTTTGGAGGAAATTGATGTGGGTCGCTATTCGCTATTGCCAAATACGGCTGGAGCGAAGACGGCAGAGGAGGCGGTGCGTATTGCGAAGCTTGCTCGTTCATCTGGTTTATGCGACATGATTAAGGTGGAGGTTATTGGTTGTCAAAAGACGCTGTTGCCGGATCCGATTGAGACACTGCGCGCGTCTGAGGAGCTTGTGAAGGAGGGCTTTACGGTACTTCCATACACGTCGGATGATGTACTACTTGCGAGACGTCTCGAAGAGGTTGGCGTGCATGCAGTTATGCCTGGTGCGTCCCCGATAGGGTCAGGACAGGGGATCGTCAATCCATTGTCGCTTCGGTTAATCATCGAGCAGGCATCGGTTCCGGTTATTATCGATGCAGGACTCGGATCACCGGCGGATGTGGTAGAAGCGATGGAGCTAGGAGCAGACGGTGTGCTTCTTAATACGGCGATTGCTGGCGCAGACGATCCAGTAAAGATGGCGCGTGCCATGGCGCTCGCGACAGAAGCGGGTCGACTAGGCTTTGAAGCTGGTCGCATTGCTAAAAAGCCATACGCCACAGCAAGTAGCCCACAGGAGGGTCTCGGGTGA
- a CDS encoding ThiF family adenylyltransferase — MNRYSRHELFSGIGKKGQKRIRDGHVLILGLGALGASSSEMLTRAGVGRLTLIDRDYVDWTNLQRQRLYTEADATARMPKAAIAKDRLEAINKEVAITAHVMDATAEELERLILASDIDVIVDATDNFDARMMVNDLSLKHDVPWIYGACIGSYGMSYTFLPGQGGPCLTCLLDELPTGGPTCDTAGIIAPAVEIVVAHQVTNVLKLLTGATDVLADSLMTCDLWQNNYRTMSMHSFKRADCPSCGEVPTYPYLLRENHTEAAVLCGRDSVQLRPPTKREVALSEVARSLPFDHVLRNEYLLSFEVEEKRVVLFKDGRAMVHGTADVTEAKAVYYRYFG, encoded by the coding sequence GTGAATCGATACTCTAGACATGAGCTTTTTTCAGGAATAGGAAAGAAGGGGCAGAAGCGTATTCGGGATGGACACGTGTTGATCCTTGGACTTGGAGCGCTTGGCGCAAGCTCTTCCGAGATGCTGACACGAGCAGGCGTTGGGCGCCTTACGCTTATTGATCGCGACTACGTAGATTGGACGAACCTTCAGCGTCAGCGCTTGTACACGGAAGCTGATGCAACGGCCCGCATGCCAAAGGCGGCGATCGCAAAAGATCGCCTTGAAGCGATCAACAAGGAGGTTGCCATCACTGCGCACGTGATGGATGCGACGGCGGAGGAGCTAGAGCGTTTAATTTTAGCTAGCGATATTGACGTCATCGTTGATGCGACAGATAATTTCGATGCACGCATGATGGTGAATGACCTTTCGTTAAAGCATGATGTGCCATGGATTTACGGCGCCTGTATCGGAAGCTATGGGATGTCGTATACGTTTTTGCCGGGTCAGGGTGGGCCATGCCTCACCTGCTTACTAGACGAGTTGCCTACCGGCGGTCCTACGTGCGACACGGCAGGCATCATTGCGCCAGCCGTAGAGATTGTCGTCGCGCATCAGGTAACGAACGTACTCAAGCTACTGACTGGTGCAACGGACGTCTTAGCCGACTCACTTATGACGTGCGACCTGTGGCAAAACAACTATCGCACCATGTCGATGCATAGCTTTAAGCGCGCCGACTGTCCGAGCTGTGGCGAAGTGCCAACCTATCCTTATTTGCTTCGCGAAAATCATACCGAGGCTGCGGTACTATGTGGACGGGACAGCGTCCAATTGCGTCCGCCCACTAAACGAGAGGTTGCCCTCTCGGAGGTAGCGAGATCATTACCATTTGATCACGTGCTTCGTAATGAGTACTTGCTTTCGTTTGAGGTCGAAGAGAAGCGAGTGGTGCTATTTAAGGATGGTCGAGCGATGGTTCACGGGACGGCTGATGTGACAGAGGCGAAAGCGGTTTACTATCGGTATTTTGGATAA
- a CDS encoding siderophore ABC transporter substrate-binding protein, with protein sequence MKKTLLGMSTLAILLAACGNEEASSNASEGNTTNEVNQTEATSNEANTTEEEPTELVVEHDLGETTVPTNPEKVVVFDYGVLDTMRELGVDPIAVPQGNIPSYLNEFESDTYQNAGTLFEPNFEAIFDMDPDLILISGRAAEAYDELSDIAPTVFLGLDTENYVESFEHNTMLLGEIFGKEEEAAEQLATIEEEIEALQSVASGEEGNGLILLTNEGELSAYGTGSRFGLIHDDFGVGVADETIDNSTRHGQNVSFEYVLETNPDYLFVIDRGAVVSDGGEVDGQATLDNDIVGQTTAATEGNVMYLNPEYWYLSSGGLRSVSEMVKEVASVFE encoded by the coding sequence ATGAAAAAAACACTATTAGGTATGAGCACACTCGCTATTTTACTTGCAGCCTGCGGTAATGAGGAGGCGTCTAGCAACGCTTCAGAAGGAAATACTACGAATGAAGTAAACCAAACGGAAGCAACAAGCAACGAAGCAAACACAACGGAAGAGGAACCTACGGAGCTTGTTGTCGAGCACGATTTAGGTGAAACGACTGTGCCCACGAATCCAGAGAAGGTCGTCGTCTTTGACTACGGGGTGCTTGATACGATGAGAGAGCTTGGGGTCGATCCAATCGCCGTCCCACAAGGCAATATCCCAAGCTACTTAAACGAATTCGAATCCGATACGTACCAGAATGCCGGCACTCTATTTGAGCCAAACTTCGAAGCGATCTTTGACATGGATCCAGACCTGATTTTAATCTCTGGCCGTGCAGCCGAAGCCTATGATGAACTATCAGACATTGCTCCAACCGTTTTCCTAGGCCTCGACACAGAAAATTACGTAGAATCCTTTGAACACAATACGATGCTTTTAGGAGAGATTTTCGGCAAAGAGGAGGAAGCCGCTGAACAGCTTGCTACAATTGAAGAAGAGATTGAAGCCCTTCAAAGCGTAGCTTCTGGCGAAGAAGGCAACGGACTGATTTTATTAACGAACGAAGGCGAGCTTAGCGCTTATGGAACTGGCTCTCGCTTCGGATTAATTCACGACGACTTTGGCGTTGGCGTAGCTGATGAGACGATCGATAACTCGACACGTCACGGTCAAAACGTCTCCTTTGAGTATGTTTTAGAAACAAACCCAGACTACCTGTTTGTCATTGACCGTGGAGCCGTAGTAAGTGATGGTGGCGAAGTAGACGGTCAGGCAACGCTTGATAATGATATTGTTGGACAGACAACTGCTGCAACAGAAGGTAATGTGATGTACTTGAATCCTGAGTACTGGTATTTATCTAGCGGTGGGTTGCGTTCGGTGTCGGAGATGGTGAAAGAAGTTGCGAGTGTGTTTGAATGA
- a CDS encoding iron ABC transporter ATP-binding protein, producing the protein MVVARKLVKRYGEKTVVNDVSVTIKKGAITSFIGPNGAGKSTLLSMVSRLILRDEGDVHIDGQDIKSFRDRDLAKKVAILRQSNFMNVRLSIRDLVSFGRFPYSQGRLTKEDWEHVDQAIAYMELTDMQDKFIDTLSGGQRQRAFIAMVLAQDTDYILLDEPLNNLDMKHSVQMMKVLRDLTDDLGKTVVLVLHDINFASCYSDFIVAMKDGEIVQEGPKCDIIQQNVLQKIYDIDFHIQDINNQRICVYFS; encoded by the coding sequence ATGGTAGTTGCTCGCAAGCTAGTCAAACGCTATGGAGAGAAAACGGTCGTCAACGATGTTTCTGTCACGATAAAAAAAGGGGCTATCACGTCATTTATCGGTCCCAACGGAGCTGGGAAAAGCACGCTATTATCGATGGTCAGCCGGCTCATTCTGCGCGATGAAGGCGATGTCCACATTGATGGGCAAGACATTAAAAGCTTTAGGGATCGCGACCTCGCTAAAAAAGTGGCGATTCTCCGTCAGTCTAATTTTATGAATGTGAGACTCTCCATCAGAGACCTCGTCTCATTTGGTCGGTTCCCCTACTCGCAGGGACGCTTAACGAAAGAGGACTGGGAGCACGTTGATCAAGCCATTGCTTATATGGAGCTTACGGACATGCAGGACAAATTTATAGATACGCTCAGTGGCGGTCAGCGTCAACGCGCTTTTATCGCTATGGTGCTAGCACAGGACACCGACTATATTTTGCTCGACGAGCCGCTGAATAATTTAGATATGAAGCACTCCGTGCAAATGATGAAGGTCTTACGCGATTTAACGGATGACCTTGGGAAAACCGTCGTGTTAGTTCTTCACGATATTAACTTCGCCTCCTGCTACTCCGACTTTATCGTCGCGATGAAGGATGGCGAAATCGTTCAAGAAGGTCCGAAGTGCGACATTATTCAGCAAAACGTTCTGCAAAAGATTTACGATATTGATTTCCACATTCAAGACATTAACAATCAGCGCATCTGCGTCTATTTTTCTTAA
- a CDS encoding iron chelate uptake ABC transporter family permease subunit — protein sequence MRAKLWMLSGLAILLSILFLTIDSNSNWEYILPRRGKSLLAIIITGAAISYATVVFQTITNNRILTPSIIGLDSLYMLIQTFVIFTFGSMSVIVIQANINFFLTATIMVGFSFVFYQILFKSEGNQLYFLLLIGLVLGTFFSSLTTFMQVLIDPNEFQTIQSRMFASFNQVNTELLLVATVLFALLSLIGFRYMHYLDVLALGKDHAINLGVPYTKIVRRLLILVAILISLATALVGPITFLGLLVANVTYEFMKTYQHKWLLPASMLVGIIALVGGQMIVVHVFTFQTTLSVIVNFIGGIYFLYLLLGGRKSW from the coding sequence ATGCGAGCTAAATTATGGATGTTAAGTGGTCTAGCTATCTTGTTGTCTATTCTTTTCTTAACAATCGACTCAAATAGCAACTGGGAATACATTTTACCGAGACGCGGCAAAAGCTTACTAGCCATCATTATCACAGGTGCTGCCATTTCCTATGCAACAGTAGTCTTTCAAACCATCACAAATAACCGTATTTTAACACCAAGTATTATCGGGCTCGACTCGCTCTACATGCTCATTCAGACCTTTGTTATTTTTACCTTTGGTTCCATGAGCGTCATCGTTATTCAAGCTAATATCAATTTCTTTTTAACTGCCACGATCATGGTGGGCTTCTCGTTTGTTTTTTATCAGATTTTATTTAAAAGCGAAGGCAATCAACTCTATTTCCTTCTGCTCATTGGACTCGTGCTCGGAACGTTTTTCTCCAGTCTCACCACATTCATGCAGGTGTTGATTGATCCAAACGAGTTCCAAACGATTCAGAGCAGAATGTTTGCGAGCTTTAACCAAGTGAATACGGAGCTACTTCTCGTTGCCACCGTCCTATTTGCACTCCTTAGCCTCATCGGCTTTCGCTACATGCACTATTTAGACGTACTCGCGCTCGGCAAGGATCACGCGATCAATCTCGGCGTTCCGTATACCAAAATCGTGCGCCGCCTCTTGATCCTTGTCGCGATTTTAATTTCTCTAGCTACGGCTCTCGTCGGTCCGATTACGTTCCTTGGGCTCCTCGTTGCTAACGTCACCTATGAATTCATGAAGACTTATCAGCACAAGTGGCTACTGCCTGCGAGTATGCTCGTCGGAATCATTGCGCTTGTGGGTGGTCAAATGATCGTCGTCCACGTGTTTACGTTCCAGACGACTCTGAGCGTCATCGTCAACTTTATCGGAGGAATTTACTTTCTTTATCTACTTTTAGGGGGGAGAAAATCATGGTAG
- a CDS encoding ABC transporter permease produces MKLFLSLCGLLVLAFASLFVGVSSLSPADLFQLTEAQQQILWTSRVPRLLSILLAGVGMSIAGLIMQQLTQNKFVSPTTAGTMDSARLGILISMIFFAGAHPLFRISLSMLFAIAGTLLFMQILNRIKMKDPIFIPLVGLMFGSIIGSITTFFAYQRDLIQNMTAWLQGNFSTVITGSYEMLYLVLPLVILCYIFANRFTVAGMGEDFAKNLGVSYKTVVNTGLILVAVVTATVVLTVGMIPFLGLVVPNLVTIFLGDNLKKNLPYTAIAGAVFVLICDIFGRLIIYPYEIPIGMTVGVIGSGLFLYLLLRRRQHAS; encoded by the coding sequence ATGAAGCTCTTTTTATCACTATGCGGGCTCCTGGTGCTGGCGTTTGCCTCGCTATTTGTGGGAGTGAGCAGCCTTTCGCCGGCCGATTTATTCCAACTGACCGAAGCGCAACAACAAATCCTGTGGACGAGTCGAGTGCCTCGACTACTCTCGATTTTACTTGCCGGAGTTGGAATGAGCATCGCAGGTCTCATCATGCAACAGCTCACACAGAATAAGTTTGTTTCACCTACGACCGCTGGGACGATGGACTCGGCTCGACTTGGAATTCTCATATCGATGATCTTTTTTGCTGGGGCGCATCCCCTCTTTCGCATCTCCCTATCCATGCTGTTTGCTATTGCTGGAACGCTTTTGTTCATGCAAATTTTAAACAGGATAAAGATGAAGGATCCTATATTTATTCCTCTAGTTGGACTCATGTTTGGGAGCATTATTGGCTCTATCACAACCTTCTTCGCCTATCAGCGAGATCTCATTCAAAATATGACTGCGTGGCTACAAGGTAACTTTTCCACGGTCATCACTGGCTCTTACGAAATGCTCTATCTTGTTTTGCCGCTCGTGATTCTGTGCTACATATTTGCTAACCGGTTCACCGTGGCTGGGATGGGCGAGGATTTTGCCAAGAATCTTGGTGTCTCCTATAAAACCGTCGTGAACACAGGGCTCATCTTAGTTGCAGTAGTAACAGCCACTGTCGTACTAACAGTCGGAATGATTCCATTTTTAGGTCTTGTTGTACCAAACCTTGTCACCATCTTTCTTGGAGACAATTTGAAGAAAAATTTGCCTTATACTGCTATAGCCGGAGCTGTTTTTGTTCTGATTTGTGATATTTTCGGTCGGCTCATTATTTATCCGTATGAAATTCCAATTGGCATGACAGTCGGCGTCATAGGTAGTGGGTTATTTCTTTACTTACTGCTAAGGAGGCGACAGCATGCGAGCTAA